Part of the Pseudomonas sp. P8_241 genome is shown below.
GTTTTTCGACCGAACCATGCCGCCATAGAACAGCGCGAGGCCGGGAATGGTCATGAACAGCACGAGAGCTGTCGAGGTCAACATCCAGGCGGTATCGCCGGAGTTGAGGACTGGGGCCGCCACTTCGTCTGCCGCCAGAGCAAGGCTGGGCATTACGATGGACAACAGGGCTCCTAGCCCTGCGAATTTACGCAGAGTCATATTGTTTTCTCCTGGGGCGTTGGGTTTGTGGCGGCTTAGATCGCGTCGGTATCGGTTTCGCCGGTGCGGATGCGAATTGCCTGTTCCAGATTGACCACGAAGATCTTGCCGTCACCGATCTTGCCGGTGTTGGCCGCCTTGGTTATCGCCTCGATAACCCGATCCAGATCCTTGTCGTCGATGGCGACATCAATCTTCACCTTAGGCAGGAAATCGACCACGTACTCCGCGCCGCGATACAGCTCGGTGTGACCCTTCTGCCGGCCGAAGCCTTTGACTTCAGTAACGGTAATGCCCTGCACGCCGATCTCGGACAACGATTCGCGCACGTCGTCCAACTTGAACGGCTTGATGATGGCAGTGACTAGCTTCATGAAAACTCTCTCCCGAATAGGTGGACTTGCCCCAGGAAAACAAACCCGTCTCAAGTCTAAGCGCAGTGCCTGGCTTTGTAACGCATCGTCGGCCCTGACCTGCCCGTACGACGCCCCTTACGAAACACTCCCCCGTCTCGCTTGGCGCACTGCATTCGTCACAGCGACTGCATCAGTGCATGGGTCACTAGCGTCTAAGCAGAAACCTTGCCATCTCTACAAAAACGATTGTTTTCAAGCCCTTGCCCGCAGATGACTGCAATTTCACCGCAACACCCGGCGCGATACGCACAACAACAGTGCGCGACCGTCCGTCCGCATGCGCGAAAACCGTGCATCCCTTACCCGCGAAATTCACTATAGACACTGCGTGATACACTGCCCGCCATCGTTACCAGGACATCGCCCATGCTCGCGCCCAAAGACTTCCTCGACGCCCTCACCGGCACCGCCTCCCGCCTTTTCAGCGGCGACACTCCGCTGCCTAAAGCTGAAATCGAAAGTCAGTTCAAAATGTTGCTACAGAGTGGCTTCAGCAAACTGGATCTGGTGAGTCGGGAAGAGTTTGATAGTCAGATGGTTGTGTTGGCGCGCACGCGGGCTCGGCTGGAAAGCCTTGAAGCAAAGGTCGCTGAGCTTGAAGCGAAGCTCAATCCACCGACCGAGTAACATCCGCGACCTTCGCCGGCCACTACGCATCCGCCTCAACGACCGCCAACCTGGCTTGCTCGGGGCGGAGTTCCGACGATCGACTCAAGAACGCCGCGTTGAACCTGTCGACGCACGCTTTCGTTAACGATCATCGCGAGCATCCTCGCTCCGGCAATGGATCACGTTCGAAGAAACATCCTGCGAAAATTCGCCCTCTTTGACGCGTCGCCAAATCCTCACCTCATGTCTACCCTTGAAAAACCCGCAGGAAGCGGCTCCCCGTCATTTCAAGGAACGACCAATGTCCCTCTCCATCGTCCACAGCCGCGCCCAGGTGGGTGTGGAAGCGCCTGCCGTTACTGTAGAGGTCCATCTGGCCAATGGCCTGCCGTCACTGACCATGGTCGGCCTGCCTGAAGCGGCGGTGAAAGAAAGCAAGGACCGGGTACGCAGCGCAATCATCAACTCGGGACTGCAATTTCCGGCGCGGCGAATCACGCTCAATCTCGCTCCGGCAGACTTACCCAAAGACGGTGGACGATTCGATCTGGCGATTGCCTTGGGGATTCTTTCCGCCAGTGTGCAGGTGCCGACATTGACACTCGATGATGTGGAATGTCTTGGAGAATTGGCGTTATCCGGCGCAGTGCGGGCGGTTCGCGGGGTGTTGCCGGCGGCATTGGCGGCCCGCAAGGCCGGGCGGTCGCTGATGGTGCCGCGGGCGAATGCCGAAGAGGCGTGTCTGGCATCGGGATTGAAGGTGATTGCGGTGGATCATCTGCTGGAGGCTGTCGCTCATTTCAATGGGCATACGCCCGTTGAACCCTATGTTTCAGATGGGTTGATACATGCCAGTAAACCCTACCCCGACCTGAGTGAAGTGCAAGGTCAGTTGGCAGCCAAACGTGCAT
Proteins encoded:
- the glnK gene encoding P-II family nitrogen regulator, which encodes MKLVTAIIKPFKLDDVRESLSEIGVQGITVTEVKGFGRQKGHTELYRGAEYVVDFLPKVKIDVAIDDKDLDRVIEAITKAANTGKIGDGKIFVVNLEQAIRIRTGETDTDAI
- a CDS encoding accessory factor UbiK family protein; translated protein: MLAPKDFLDALTGTASRLFSGDTPLPKAEIESQFKMLLQSGFSKLDLVSREEFDSQMVVLARTRARLESLEAKVAELEAKLNPPTE